The following is a genomic window from Lysinibacillus sp. JNUCC-52.
ATCCCAGCTACATTACAAACTTTCATTGACTATGTATACCAAGCTGGTTTCACTTTCAAATATGATGAAAACGGTCAATTAGTTGGTTTAATGACTGATAAAAAAGCTATCATTCTTAATGCTCGTGGTGGTTATTATTCAGCACCAGAAGCACAACCTATGGAAATGTCAGTAAACTACATTAAAAACGTAGTTGGTGGCGTATTCGGTATGGAAATTATCAATGAAGTTATCATTGAAGGTCATAATGCTACACCAGATAAAGCAGAAGAAATTATTGCAAACGGCCTAGAAGCTGTTAAAGAACTAGCAAAATCTTTACAAGCTGTAAAAGCATAAGTAACTTTTTTTTACTAAAAGTCCTCTCAATATTGGGAGGGCTTTTTTTATTAGATTTATAGAAGTATGGTAGAGGTATGAAGGTATGACATATTGGTGTTGCGCAGTTATTAGACATTTACATAAAATAACATACTATAAACAATAAAAAATAAGAAATAATAATAATGTATGATTTGTTAAGAAAGTGTTCTGCTATTAGTTTAAAAGTACATACAATTAGGTCTAAGTATTCAGTTAAATTAATGATTAGTATAATATAATAGAATTTGCAGGAAAATATTATATTTATAGGGAGGTAATTGCTTGAATAAGAAATTAATAACTAAAATGTTAGCCCTGTTACTTGTTCTATTTGCTGTATTACCATTTGGCTTTTCAGCGAATGCGGCAGCTAATGATGTAACACGTGGGGATTACGTGAAGGAACTAGTAGAAAGCTTGGATGTCGAGCTTGGTGATGGGTCTTCACTTGGTTTTACGGATGTCCCAAAGGATTTAGCCCCTTATGTGGAAAAAGCGGTAGAACTAAAGTTAATTAAAGGGAAAACAGCAACATTATTTGGTCCAAATGATAAGCTAACACGCCAACAGGCATTTGTTATTTCTGCTCGTGGATTAGTCGCAAACAATGCGTCACTTAATGAATTAGATAAGTTCAAAGATGCAGATCAAGTTGCTGACACACATAAGCAAGATTTAGCAAATGCTGTAGCAGCAAACATATTACAAGGATACGAAGATAATACAATTCGTCCGCGTGACTATGTGACAGCTGATCAAATGCAAAGTATTATTGAACGTTTTGTAGCTGAATACAAAGTACCTACATCTTCAACAACAGTGGATCTTCAAATTTTAGGAACTACTGATATTCATACAAATTTAGCAAACTATAACTACTATTTAGATGCTGAATCTGCTGATGTTGGTCTAGCAAACACTGCTGCTCTTATTGAGCAAGCACGTACAGAAAATCCTAATACATTATTATTTGATAATGGTGATTTAATTCAAGGAACACCACTAGGTTCCTATAAAGCGTTAGAAAATGTGTTAAAACCAGGCGAAACTCATCCAGCTATTGCTGCTTTAAACGCATTAAAATATGATGGCGGCACTTTAGGAAATCATGAATTCAACTATGGTTTAGATTTTTTAACGGAAGTACTCAATGATGCACAATATCCAGTCGTAAATGCGAACACTTACGATGCAAAAACAAAAGAACATATGTATACACCATTTGTTATTATCGATAAAGAGGTTGTGGACAATACAGGTAAAAAACATGCACTAAAAGTGGGTGTAACAGGTATTGTACCAACGAAAATTGTTGAATGGGATGCCATTCATCTAGAAGGTAAAGTTGAAATGCAGGAGCCTGTAGAAGCGATTAAAGAAGTTGTACCTGAAATGCAAAAAGCAGGTGCAGATGTAATCGTAGTGCTTTCTCATTCAGGTATCGGGGAAGATACGAATGTAAAAGGCGCTGAAAATGTAGGATACCAAATTTCTGAAATTGAAGGTATCGATGCGTTAATTACTGGTCACTCACATTTAACATTCCCAGGTGACTATAAAGACCTTAAAAATGTCGATCAAGAAAAAGGTACAATTAATGGCGTTCCAACAGTTATGGCAGGAAGCTATGGTAGCCACCTTGGTGTAATTGATTTGAAATTAGAACAACAAGGTTCGAAATGGGTTGTTGTCAATGGACAAGGGTCAATCCGTTCTATTAAGCAAGAAGGCTTACAACCATCTTCAACTGTATTAAACGCTATAAAAGAAGCACATGAAGGTACATTAACG
Proteins encoded in this region:
- a CDS encoding FMN-dependent NADH-azoreductase, which translates into the protein MNVLVVKANNRPDGISTKMYDTFMESLQDVNVTTFDVYAEDMPYFGQDLFNAFGKVQSGEELTDIESRILAAKQKAMDALTAADLVVFAFPLWNLTIPATLQTFIDYVYQAGFTFKYDENGQLVGLMTDKKAIILNARGGYYSAPEAQPMEMSVNYIKNVVGGVFGMEIINEVIIEGHNATPDKAEEIIANGLEAVKELAKSLQAVKA
- a CDS encoding bifunctional 2',3'-cyclic-nucleotide 2'-phosphodiesterase/3'-nucleotidase, with protein sequence MNKKLITKMLALLLVLFAVLPFGFSANAAANDVTRGDYVKELVESLDVELGDGSSLGFTDVPKDLAPYVEKAVELKLIKGKTATLFGPNDKLTRQQAFVISARGLVANNASLNELDKFKDADQVADTHKQDLANAVAANILQGYEDNTIRPRDYVTADQMQSIIERFVAEYKVPTSSTTVDLQILGTTDIHTNLANYNYYLDAESADVGLANTAALIEQARTENPNTLLFDNGDLIQGTPLGSYKALENVLKPGETHPAIAALNALKYDGGTLGNHEFNYGLDFLTEVLNDAQYPVVNANTYDAKTKEHMYTPFVIIDKEVVDNTGKKHALKVGVTGIVPTKIVEWDAIHLEGKVEMQEPVEAIKEVVPEMQKAGADVIVVLSHSGIGEDTNVKGAENVGYQISEIEGIDALITGHSHLTFPGDYKDLKNVDQEKGTINGVPTVMAGSYGSHLGVIDLKLEQQGSKWVVVNGQGSIRSIKQEGLQPSSTVLNAIKEAHEGTLTYIRQAVGETTAPIHSYFSMVQDDPSIQIVTQAQKWFIEKELKGTADENTPILSAGAPFKAGSRNNPADFTNIPVGPLAIKNMADIYHYDNTVATIKVTGAQAIEWLEMAAGIFATIDPTKTEEQNIIDAEARSYNFDVLDGLTYQIDVTSPAKYDRRGVVLDDKANRIKNVQYNGKPIDLEQEFIIITNNYRVGGSYGATFKNAEGTNVTNYAYENRQAVIDYIMANKTINPAADNNWSFVPFPANTKIIYHSAKDAQKVIPAGSNIEYLGDTEGGFGKYLIK